One genomic segment of Hordeum vulgare subsp. vulgare chromosome 2H, MorexV3_pseudomolecules_assembly, whole genome shotgun sequence includes these proteins:
- the LOC123425327 gene encoding autophagy-related protein 18a-like produces MYLRYLPSFFRSEWSLAQVRLREGVEYTVEFWRHHPNTILIAGTDGSFYRCRFDPVNAGEMKQLKHERFNKKLKKRGQLEEN; encoded by the exons ATGTACCTGC GGTACCTGCCGAGCTTCTTCAGGTCAGAGTGGTCGCTGGCGCAGGTCCGGCTCCGTGAAGGCGTCGAGTACACGGTGGAGTTCTGGCGGCACCACCCCAACACCATCCTCATCGCCGGCACGGATGGAAG CTTCTACCGGTGCCGTTTCGACCCCGTGAACGCGGGCGAGATGAAGCAGCTGAAGCATGAGAGATTCAACAAGAAGCTCAAGAAGAGAGGACAGCTAGAGGAAAATTAA